GCGCTGCCCAGGGCAATACCCGCCCACAGATAGGGCTGCTGCAACAGACGCGGCGTGTCCCAAATCAAGAAAACGAGCAGAATACTCCCCAGCAGCAGCCCTAGCATCAGTCCTTTGGTCAGGCAAATCAGCCCCAAGCTGAGGCCGATCCCCAGGGCAAAGCGCGTGTCTCGACGCGATCGCAGTCCGCACCACACCAGCAGCAGCAGCCAGCACAGCACCGCCCCGTCCAGCATTGCCAGCCGACCGTTGCGAACAACGGGCAGCCAGGTAAGATACACCAGCGCCGACAGCAGCGAGGGCAAGCGACCAGGAAACAGTTCGCGCCCAATGGCGTACAGCAGCGGAACCGAAAGCGCGGTCAGGATCGCCCCCGGCAGCCGAGAAGTCCACTCATTAACCCCGCCGATGCCATAGGCGATCGCCATCAGGCAGTGCATCAGCGGCGGCTTATTCAGGTAGGGTTCACCGCCCAGAGTCGGAAACAGCCAGGCCCGCGCTTCTGGGGGCGATCGCCAAATCTCCCGCGCCACTTGTGCGACGGTGCCTTCGTCCCAATCGCGCAGCGGCACGCTACCCAGGTTGACCGTCATCAGCAGCAGCGCCACAATGAGCAGCGCAGTTATCCATACCCAATCTTGCCGGATGGGATAGGCACTGGCTTTGGCACCGGAGTGGCTCAGAATAGACATGCCAGCATTATCGCAACATTGGCACGCCCTCGGACACCGAGATTGTCCCAAATCGGAACAGGACTTACGCACTTGCGATAAGCTCTCTGGGTGTTGGGCAATTTCTCGCGGGCTGCGCCCGCGAGAAATTGCCCAACTGCGTAAGTCCTACGGAAATTCCAGACAGGCGGGGCTTGCAAAACGCTGCTGGCTCCGGGTTACAAACGGGTTACAAACGGACTACACAACGGCGCTATACAGGCTTAGTCAGCGCCTCCAGGGTCATCGGCTGGCGGCGGCGAGCCATCACGCGGGCTGGGTCAATTTGCACAGAGGCTTCTGCTAGGGGCAGCACTCGCGATTCCTGAGTTTGCACGTTCACCTGGTACACCCGCTGGTGGGTATGGTCCAGCCCGGTGAGCCAGCCGCTGCGGGGATGGTAGGCTCCAGTGTCGATATCAAGCCAGCCCTGCCCTTGGGCGATCGCCCCTGGCGGCACGTTGGGCAACGTAAAGGTAATCGTGTGCCCAGTAATAATGAGCTTGTCGGGGAAATAGGGACGGGTCATGCTATGAAACTCGTCGCGCACCCAGCAATATTCTTGGGCAGTATGGTCGGCGACGGACAGGGCGGGGTGCATTCCTGCATGAGACAGCCAGATGTCGCCCAAGTCGAGGTGGGTGGGGAGCGATCGCATCCAGGTCACATGTTCCATCAGCAGGTCGTCAGATTTGCCATAGCTCTGCATCGTGGTCTGTCCACCGCTAAATAGCCACGCCTGTAGCGCCTGATAGGAGAGCTTGCCGTGGGGCATGACCTCTAGCAGCATTTGCTCGTGGTTTCCCAGCAGCGAAACGTAGCCCTGCCGCCGCACAAAGGAAACCACCTGCGCGCTTTTGGGCCCTCGATCGATCAGATCTCCAAGAAAGTAGACCTGATCCCTTGCGTCTGGGGCGATCACCTCTAGCAGGCGCATCAAGCCATCATAGTGCCCGTGTACGTCTCCAATAAAAATGCGCCGATTGCCCACCGCAAACCTTCCTAATCTATTGGCTAGACCACCCAAAGCTCAAACCAAAGCTCGAATTTGCCTGATACGCCCTGACACACCCTGATGGCAATGCTGAACGCGCTGAACGCTAAGAACTCTTCGTTTTGACTCAGCATTCATCTGAATCCAAGCGATCAGCGAGGCAAAGCAAGGACTTCTAAAAACGCTCCATAAAGACAGATACAGCCTAAACCGATCTTCCTCCGGAGCCAGAAACACGCTCAGCAGATCAGCACTCCGCCCAGCCTTCGTACCACAGCGATTCACAGACTTAAACTAAACCAGAACTGAACCAGAGATGGGCAAGGAATTTTTGACCCGCTCTGATGAGTGAGGCTGCTATCAGAGCGATACCCAGCGCATCCCAAATGGGTGGAAAATGGGGGTATTTCTTTCATTATGCCCAGAGAGGCTAATCTTTCGCCGCGATCGCCCGTGAATTTTTTGACAAGTTCCCATGAAGCTTGCCCAGTGATTTCCAGAGGCGCTACTGACTCAGGGCCCGCAAAAACCGCTGCAACTCCGCAAACAACCCCCGATTGGGGACGGGCGAACTGG
The Thermoleptolyngbya sichuanensis A183 DNA segment above includes these coding regions:
- a CDS encoding metallophosphoesterase family protein is translated as MGNRRIFIGDVHGHYDGLMRLLEVIAPDARDQVYFLGDLIDRGPKSAQVVSFVRRQGYVSLLGNHEQMLLEVMPHGKLSYQALQAWLFSGGQTTMQSYGKSDDLLMEHVTWMRSLPTHLDLGDIWLSHAGMHPALSVADHTAQEYCWVRDEFHSMTRPYFPDKLIITGHTITFTLPNVPPGAIAQGQGWLDIDTGAYHPRSGWLTGLDHTHQRVYQVNVQTQESRVLPLAEASVQIDPARVMARRRQPMTLEALTKPV